The Pseudomonas berkeleyensis genome includes a region encoding these proteins:
- a CDS encoding GGDEF domain-containing protein: MTDAEVPRQPTTFALWREVDDTRIRTRLGGFFYLLAWLLTWIFSTAPGSLIVTGLLGTALFTALLAARLLHRPDGLETPQQLQRWLNHHWGLILLTALCWGQTHALVLYRDEYNDSELIATLSTIAFGTAMTFNFAMRRQRALLALALLYLPGLAVMALDWQNRHALLITLIFYLAYLVLVLGRNHREYRSTLALELKLLDQQRQLDLLSRTDSLTQLGNRYQFNNLFPSLVASAQRKGEPLSLVLLDIDFFKKVNDEHGHAGGDACLSAFAERMRRVFRRDGDALLRLGGEEFGVLLPGTTQAQAWDLAERFRQELEAEGLLLADQRLELTTSLGIGSFDSRYDSDADAFFKRVDSALYRAKREGRNRLVAADH; the protein is encoded by the coding sequence ATGACCGACGCCGAAGTACCGCGCCAGCCCACCACCTTTGCCCTGTGGCGTGAGGTGGATGACACCCGCATCCGCACACGACTGGGGGGCTTCTTCTACCTGCTTGCCTGGCTGCTCACCTGGATCTTCAGCACAGCGCCCGGCAGCCTCATCGTCACCGGTCTGCTCGGCACGGCGCTGTTCACGGCGCTGTTGGCTGCACGCCTGCTGCATCGGCCCGACGGCCTGGAGACGCCTCAGCAACTGCAGCGCTGGCTCAACCATCATTGGGGACTGATCCTGCTCACCGCCCTGTGCTGGGGGCAGACTCACGCGCTGGTGCTGTACCGCGACGAGTACAACGATTCGGAGCTCATCGCCACGCTGTCCACCATCGCCTTCGGCACGGCGATGACCTTCAATTTCGCCATGCGCCGCCAGCGGGCTCTGCTGGCACTGGCGCTGCTCTATCTACCCGGATTGGCGGTCATGGCGCTGGACTGGCAAAACCGCCATGCGTTGCTGATCACCCTGATCTTCTACCTGGCCTATCTGGTGCTGGTACTCGGTCGTAACCACCGGGAATACCGCTCCACACTGGCCCTGGAGCTGAAGCTGCTAGATCAGCAGCGCCAACTCGACCTGCTCAGCCGCACCGACAGCCTGACTCAGCTGGGCAATCGCTATCAGTTCAACAACCTGTTCCCCAGCCTGGTGGCCAGTGCGCAGCGCAAGGGCGAACCACTGTCGCTGGTGCTGCTGGATATCGATTTCTTCAAGAAGGTCAACGATGAACACGGCCATGCCGGTGGCGACGCCTGCCTGAGCGCCTTCGCAGAACGGATGCGCCGGGTCTTTCGCCGTGACGGCGACGCGCTGCTGCGCCTGGGCGGCGAGGAGTTCGGCGTGCTGCTACCCGGCACGACGCAGGCCCAGGCCTGGGATCTGGCGGAGCGCTTTCGTCAGGAACTGGAAGCCGAAGGCCTGTTGCTGGCCGATCAACGCCTGGAACTGACCACCAGCCTGGGTATCGGCAGTTTCGACAGCCGCTACGACAGCGATGCCGATGCGTTCTTCAAGCGCGTCGACAGTGCGCTGTACCGCGCCAAGCGCGAAGGCCGCAACCGCCTGGTCGCAGCCGATCACTGA
- a CDS encoding HpcH/HpaI aldolase family protein, which produces MNTTLKQLMARGNTFGMNIYSTASMPIEVAGNWGLDFVFIDAEHTSLGVDRDMEKLLLAAKCANIHSLVRVRGTLDWDIRKALEMGASGVIIPQVHNAEQMRNIIRSSKFPPMGRRGGDSSVRSANYAGPNFDWGRYTQAENDRTVIVPMAESYEFFDNIDAILDVEGIDAVHFGPADYSLSRQLPVDYRLGNPEVRERLELLIEKCHARNIQVMVPCFPADAETVKRLIEMGSDMLLMGSDLSWLNQAGQRIANVRQEIGQ; this is translated from the coding sequence ATGAACACCACGCTCAAACAGCTGATGGCGCGCGGCAACACCTTCGGCATGAACATCTACAGCACCGCCTCGATGCCCATCGAAGTGGCCGGCAACTGGGGCCTGGACTTCGTCTTCATCGATGCCGAGCACACTTCGCTCGGCGTCGACCGCGACATGGAGAAACTGCTCCTGGCGGCCAAGTGCGCGAATATCCACAGCCTGGTGCGCGTGCGTGGCACCCTCGACTGGGACATCCGCAAGGCCCTGGAAATGGGCGCCAGCGGCGTGATCATCCCGCAGGTGCACAACGCCGAGCAGATGCGCAACATCATCCGCAGCAGCAAGTTCCCACCGATGGGCCGCCGTGGCGGCGATAGCTCGGTGCGTTCGGCGAACTATGCCGGGCCGAACTTCGACTGGGGCCGTTACACCCAGGCGGAGAACGACCGCACCGTGATCGTGCCGATGGCCGAGAGCTACGAGTTCTTCGACAACATCGACGCGATTCTCGATGTCGAGGGCATCGACGCCGTGCACTTCGGCCCAGCCGACTACTCGCTGTCACGCCAGTTGCCGGTGGATTACCGTCTGGGCAACCCCGAGGTGCGTGAGCGCCTGGAGCTGCTGATCGAGAAATGCCACGCCCGCAATATCCAGGTGATGGTGCCGTGCTTCCCGGCCGACGCTGAAACCGTCAAGCGCCTGATCGAGATGGGCAGCGACATGCTGCTGATGGGCAGTGATCTGTCCTGGCTCAACCAGGCAGGGCAGCGCATTGCCAACGTGCGCCAGGAAATCGGCCAGTAG
- a CDS encoding LysR family transcriptional regulator has translation MRITLMQIEAFYWTARLGGVHAASRHLHLTQPAISSRIREMESLLDVKLFDRSKQRMTLTPDGHIALRHAELVLNNSTKLEQFAAKQKQHRRLRLGADECSAMVGLTAVIAEIKAHFPEITLEITIDVGAVLNRKLNDHELDLALLTNPATREDVTDIFIGWMTFQWVASPQFDITANPFLPEHASGHPIVTHSAPSTLYSVVESWLKSGNASSEAFHTSNSLGLMAKLVSAGHAIGILPVPLIREMLALNLLRTLPCEPPIAPARFCVSYMTETPDMQLDALVSIARQTLFRLHFLENMEEPEPAPPLLIED, from the coding sequence ATGCGTATTACCCTGATGCAGATCGAAGCCTTCTACTGGACGGCACGGCTAGGAGGGGTTCATGCTGCCTCGCGCCACCTGCATCTGACCCAGCCGGCCATCTCTTCACGCATCCGTGAAATGGAGTCGCTGCTCGACGTCAAGTTGTTCGACCGCAGCAAGCAGCGCATGACCCTCACCCCTGATGGTCATATCGCCCTGCGCCACGCTGAGCTGGTGCTGAACAACAGCACCAAGCTGGAACAGTTCGCCGCCAAGCAGAAACAGCACCGACGCCTGCGCCTGGGCGCCGACGAGTGTTCGGCGATGGTCGGTTTGACCGCTGTCATCGCCGAGATCAAGGCGCATTTCCCGGAGATCACCCTGGAAATCACCATCGATGTCGGCGCGGTGCTCAACCGCAAGCTCAACGATCACGAGCTGGATCTGGCGCTGCTGACCAACCCGGCGACCCGTGAGGACGTCACTGATATCTTCATCGGTTGGATGACCTTCCAGTGGGTTGCTTCGCCGCAGTTCGACATCACTGCCAACCCGTTTTTACCCGAGCACGCCAGTGGCCATCCGATTGTCACTCACTCGGCACCATCGACTTTGTACTCGGTGGTCGAGAGCTGGTTGAAGAGCGGTAACGCCAGCTCGGAAGCCTTCCACACCAGCAACTCCCTGGGGCTGATGGCCAAGCTGGTCTCCGCCGGCCACGCCATTGGTATCCTGCCGGTGCCGCTGATCCGCGAGATGCTGGCGCTCAACCTGCTGCGCACGTTGCCGTGCGAGCCACCGATTGCGCCGGCGCGTTTCTGTGTGTCCTACATGACGGAAACGCCGGACATGCAGCTCGATGCGCTGGTATCCATTGCCCGGCAGACGCTGTTTCGCCTGCATTTTCTGGAAAACATGGAAGAACCGGAGCCGGCGCCGCCCTTGCTCATTGAGGACTGA
- a CDS encoding TRAP transporter substrate-binding protein yields the protein MKKQLTLLATLLLASSMTFAAEYNARTIKFAATSPKGTPPAIGMELFAEKVAERSGGKIKVRTFPNGVLGGDVQVLSSLQGGVVEMMTWNAGLMLNHVTDFGILDFPFLYTDTAKVDAMLDGEVGKMLTDQLPQHDLVGLAFWELGVRNLTNNKRPVEKMEDIAGLKVRAQQSPLFLDVWSALGANPTPLPFTEVHTALETGTVDGQENPAALILASKFNEVQKYLSLTHHNYNPQIVLIGKGFWDKLNDDEKKLLTDVAMEVRLEQRRISREADSKAIAELEASGMQVNSLSDEEVARIQEKIKPVVDKYAAQINPELVQKVYQAMDVQQ from the coding sequence ATGAAAAAGCAACTGACGCTCCTCGCTACCCTGCTGCTGGCCAGCAGCATGACCTTCGCCGCCGAGTACAACGCGCGCACCATCAAGTTCGCGGCCACCAGCCCCAAGGGCACACCACCGGCCATCGGCATGGAGCTGTTCGCCGAGAAAGTCGCCGAACGCAGCGGCGGCAAGATCAAGGTGCGTACCTTCCCCAACGGCGTGCTCGGGGGGGACGTGCAGGTACTGTCCTCGCTGCAGGGCGGCGTGGTCGAGATGATGACCTGGAACGCCGGGCTGATGCTCAACCATGTCACCGACTTCGGCATTCTCGACTTCCCATTCCTCTACACCGACACCGCCAAGGTCGACGCCATGCTCGACGGCGAAGTGGGCAAGATGCTTACCGACCAGCTACCGCAGCACGACCTGGTCGGCCTGGCGTTCTGGGAGCTGGGGGTACGTAACCTGACCAACAACAAACGCCCGGTAGAGAAGATGGAAGACATCGCCGGGCTCAAGGTTCGGGCGCAGCAGTCGCCGCTGTTCCTCGACGTGTGGTCGGCCCTGGGCGCCAACCCGACGCCACTGCCCTTCACCGAGGTGCACACCGCACTGGAGACCGGCACCGTCGACGGCCAGGAAAACCCGGCGGCGCTGATCCTCGCCTCCAAGTTCAACGAAGTGCAGAAGTACCTGAGCCTCACCCACCACAACTACAACCCGCAGATCGTGCTGATCGGCAAGGGCTTCTGGGACAAGCTCAACGACGATGAGAAGAAGCTGCTCACCGACGTGGCCATGGAAGTGCGCCTGGAACAACGACGCATCTCCCGCGAAGCCGACAGCAAAGCCATCGCCGAGCTGGAAGCCTCGGGCATGCAGGTCAACTCGTTGTCAGACGAAGAAGTCGCGCGCATCCAGGAAAAGATCAAGCCGGTAGTGGACAAGTACGCCGCCCAGATCAACCCGGAGCTGGTGCAGAAGGTCTACCAGGCCATGGACGTACAACAATAA
- a CDS encoding TRAP transporter large permease subunit: MALTVFVGVLMAAILIGTPIAYALILCGVALMWLLGLFDGQIIAQNIINSAGSFPLLAIPLFIIAGEVMNNGGLSKRIINLAIAMVGHLRGGLGYVAIFAGVLLSSLSGSALADAASLTALLLPMMVIAGYNKNRSGGLIASVSVLGSIIPPSIGFVVLGVASGLSITKLFLAGIAPGLMIAVALCVAWWLVSRRDTDVELSPKASGKARLKAFVDSIWALMLPVIIVVGLRFGVVTPTEAGAVASVYALLVSTLIYRELDLKKLNEVLLNAGKTTAAVMFLVAAASIPAWMITIADIPGQIIDLIQPVMDNPKLLILVLMLLILAISMVMDLTPTVLLLAPILVPVVTAADIDPIYFGVLFMINCSIGLITPPVGTVLNVVCGIGRMRYEALLKGTFPFLIAEIIVLFLLVAFPELVTVPAQWFAK, encoded by the coding sequence ATGGCCCTCACCGTCTTCGTTGGCGTGCTGATGGCCGCCATTCTCATCGGCACCCCCATCGCCTACGCGCTGATCCTCTGCGGCGTAGCGCTGATGTGGCTGCTGGGCCTGTTCGATGGGCAGATCATCGCGCAGAACATCATCAACTCTGCCGGCAGCTTCCCACTGCTGGCGATCCCGCTGTTCATCATCGCAGGCGAAGTGATGAACAACGGCGGACTGTCCAAACGCATCATCAACCTGGCCATCGCCATGGTCGGCCACCTGCGTGGCGGCCTGGGCTACGTGGCGATCTTCGCCGGCGTGCTGCTGTCGAGCCTGTCGGGTTCGGCACTGGCCGACGCCGCCTCGCTGACCGCCCTGCTGCTGCCGATGATGGTCATCGCCGGCTACAACAAGAATCGCTCCGGCGGCCTGATCGCCTCGGTTTCCGTGCTGGGCTCGATCATTCCGCCGAGCATCGGCTTCGTGGTGCTCGGCGTGGCCTCCGGCCTGTCGATCACCAAGCTGTTCCTCGCCGGCATCGCCCCGGGCCTGATGATCGCCGTGGCGCTGTGCGTGGCCTGGTGGCTGGTGTCGCGTCGCGATACCGATGTCGAGCTGAGCCCGAAGGCCTCCGGCAAGGCGCGCCTGAAAGCCTTCGTCGACAGCATCTGGGCGCTGATGCTGCCGGTGATCATCGTCGTCGGCCTGCGCTTCGGCGTGGTCACCCCGACCGAAGCCGGGGCCGTGGCCAGCGTCTACGCACTGCTGGTGTCGACCTTGATCTACCGCGAGCTGGACCTGAAGAAACTCAACGAGGTACTGCTCAACGCCGGCAAGACCACCGCCGCCGTGATGTTCCTGGTGGCCGCCGCCTCGATCCCGGCCTGGATGATCACCATCGCCGATATCCCCGGGCAGATCATCGACCTGATCCAGCCAGTGATGGACAACCCGAAACTGCTGATCCTGGTGCTGATGCTGCTGATCCTGGCGATCTCCATGGTCATGGATCTGACGCCGACCGTACTGCTGCTCGCGCCGATCCTGGTGCCTGTAGTCACCGCCGCCGACATCGACCCGATCTATTTCGGCGTGCTGTTCATGATCAATTGCTCGATCGGCCTGATCACCCCACCCGTGGGCACCGTGCTCAACGTGGTCTGCGGCATCGGGCGAATGCGCTACGAGGCGCTGCTCAAGGGCACGTTCCCGTTCCTGATCGCCGAAATCATCGTGCTGTTCCTGCTGGTGGCCTTCCCTGAACTGGTCACCGTCCCCGCGCAATGGTTCGCCAAATAA
- a CDS encoding TRAP transporter substrate-binding protein encodes MKLQLLHGVVLAVLGCAFAASSPAEEYPTLQLNVIGGGSHNYSFRTVERPFWSQTLPASSGGRITARLRGLSETGLKGPEMVRLLRSGAVEVGMGVFAFVAGDDPAFEGIDLPGMAADIDTARSIANAYKPVLQQRMAERHGVKLLATVPYTAQVFFCRDAVESLDDLRGRKVRVRGRNMADLVNALGASPITLPFAEVVTAMQTGVIDCAVTGIGSGNAAKWYEVANHLYNLPVDWSLGFYGIGLKRWAQLPAATQQLLLEQAQVLEDALWQETARENHYALACNTGVGDCQIHRPAQMQANAPSVEERQRLHETVMKIAETWGKRCGTDCVERWNATVGKTIGTHLSTNGS; translated from the coding sequence ATGAAACTGCAGTTGCTCCACGGAGTGGTTCTCGCCGTGCTTGGCTGTGCGTTCGCCGCCAGCAGCCCGGCCGAGGAATACCCAACGCTCCAGCTCAATGTCATCGGTGGCGGTAGCCACAACTACAGCTTCCGCACGGTCGAGCGACCTTTCTGGAGCCAGACACTGCCAGCCAGTTCCGGCGGCAGAATCACTGCCCGCCTGCGTGGTCTCTCGGAAACCGGCCTCAAGGGCCCGGAGATGGTGCGCCTGTTGCGCTCCGGCGCGGTTGAAGTCGGCATGGGCGTGTTCGCCTTCGTCGCCGGTGACGACCCCGCCTTCGAGGGCATCGACCTGCCCGGCATGGCCGCCGACATCGACACCGCCCGCAGCATCGCCAATGCCTACAAACCGGTGCTGCAGCAGCGCATGGCGGAGCGCCATGGCGTCAAGCTGCTGGCCACCGTGCCCTATACCGCCCAGGTGTTCTTCTGCCGTGATGCCGTCGAGTCGCTCGACGACCTGCGCGGCCGCAAGGTGCGCGTACGCGGGCGCAACATGGCCGACCTGGTCAACGCACTGGGCGCCTCGCCGATCACCCTGCCCTTCGCCGAAGTGGTCACTGCCATGCAGACCGGCGTCATCGACTGCGCGGTGACCGGCATCGGCTCGGGCAACGCCGCCAAGTGGTACGAGGTGGCCAATCACCTCTACAACCTGCCGGTGGACTGGTCGCTTGGTTTCTACGGCATTGGTCTCAAGCGCTGGGCGCAATTGCCAGCGGCGACCCAGCAGTTGCTGCTGGAGCAGGCGCAAGTGCTGGAGGACGCCCTGTGGCAGGAAACCGCGCGCGAGAACCACTACGCCCTGGCCTGCAACACGGGTGTCGGCGACTGCCAAATCCATCGTCCCGCGCAGATGCAGGCCAATGCGCCGAGCGTCGAGGAACGGCAGCGCCTGCACGAGACCGTGATGAAGATCGCCGAAACCTGGGGTAAACGCTGCGGCACGGATTGCGTGGAGCGTTGGAACGCCACGGTCGGCAAGACCATCGGCACCCATCTGAGCACCAACGGCAGCTAA
- a CDS encoding RraA family protein, with product MYIIEALPEPIEQNALDVLAGAEPATIGHFITTGILNPRIRAHFKNLRCVGTAVTVKMPGADGGILHYAMGCARPGDFLIVDRCGESVTAAMGGAMAYAAKQAGIAGIVIDGYVTDLGELRDHGVPIWSWGASAITTRVKGEEGEFCTPVQCGGVVVHPGDAVIADENGIVILPKALALPLAQRAIEFQNNEKHTLARLANGEKFPDIVGSRAVIDAAIQPR from the coding sequence ATGTACATCATCGAAGCCTTGCCAGAACCGATCGAGCAGAACGCGCTGGACGTGCTTGCCGGTGCCGAACCGGCCACCATCGGCCACTTCATCACCACCGGCATATTGAACCCGCGCATCCGCGCGCACTTCAAGAATCTGCGCTGCGTCGGCACAGCCGTGACGGTGAAGATGCCCGGCGCGGACGGCGGCATCTTACATTACGCGATGGGCTGCGCCAGACCTGGCGACTTCCTGATCGTCGACCGCTGCGGCGAGAGCGTGACCGCCGCCATGGGTGGCGCGATGGCCTACGCGGCCAAGCAGGCCGGCATCGCCGGCATCGTCATCGATGGCTACGTCACCGACCTAGGTGAGCTGCGCGATCACGGCGTACCGATCTGGTCGTGGGGCGCCAGCGCTATCACCACGCGGGTGAAAGGCGAGGAAGGCGAGTTCTGCACCCCGGTGCAATGTGGCGGCGTCGTGGTGCATCCAGGCGATGCGGTGATCGCCGACGAGAACGGCATCGTCATCCTGCCCAAGGCGCTGGCCCTGCCGCTGGCGCAGCGCGCCATCGAGTTTCAGAACAACGAAAAACACACCCTGGCGCGACTCGCCAATGGCGAGAAATTCCCCGATATCGTAGGCTCGCGCGCCGTCATCGATGCCGCCATCCAGCCGCGCTGA
- a CDS encoding TRAP transporter small permease subunit, with the protein MHRQLTPIHLIARASAWVGGITLLACALLISLDLILRKLFGISMGGADEIAGYVLAIVSSWAFPIALLKRSHIRVDILYSRLPLKPRVGLDLLALLGMAVFVGALLWHSSQVLLDSIHYRSVSTTPLQVPLWIPQSLWFAGYLFFAVTIVMLGWSSLVQIRQQRLTAVSALIGIHSVEEEIREEVPTSRFDTDKGAR; encoded by the coding sequence ATGCACAGGCAACTAACGCCCATTCACCTGATCGCTCGAGCCAGCGCATGGGTAGGCGGCATCACCCTGCTGGCCTGCGCCTTGTTGATCAGCCTCGACCTGATCCTGCGCAAGCTGTTCGGCATTTCCATGGGCGGCGCCGACGAGATCGCCGGTTACGTGCTGGCCATCGTCAGCAGTTGGGCATTCCCCATCGCCCTGCTCAAGCGCTCGCACATTCGCGTCGACATCCTCTACTCGCGCCTGCCGCTGAAACCCAGGGTCGGCCTCGATCTGCTGGCCCTGCTCGGCATGGCGGTGTTCGTCGGCGCGCTACTGTGGCACAGCAGTCAGGTGCTGCTGGATTCGATTCATTACCGCTCCGTATCCACCACGCCGCTGCAGGTACCGCTGTGGATACCACAGTCGCTATGGTTCGCCGGCTACCTGTTCTTCGCCGTGACCATTGTGATGCTGGGCTGGAGCAGCCTGGTGCAAATACGCCAGCAACGCCTGACAGCGGTCAGTGCACTGATCGGCATCCACTCGGTAGAGGAGGAAATCCGCGAGGAAGTCCCTACCAGCCGTTTCGACACTGACAAAGGGGCGCGCTAG
- a CDS encoding DMT family transporter gives MNQVSGWLLALPFLAGAVLPLQAGINGQLARHLSSVLAAALISFAVGSLALLLMTLSQREMPGFAALKELTWWHWSGGLLGAFFIATAAFAGPRVGALLFMVLVIAGQLAMAITLDHFGWAGFREAPITLGKVAGLALIVAGIWLIRRG, from the coding sequence ATGAATCAAGTCAGTGGCTGGCTGCTGGCCCTGCCCTTCCTGGCCGGCGCGGTGCTGCCTCTGCAGGCCGGCATCAACGGCCAACTCGCCCGTCACCTGTCCAGTGTCCTCGCCGCCGCGCTGATTTCCTTTGCCGTTGGCAGCCTGGCGTTGCTGCTGATGACCCTCAGCCAACGTGAAATGCCCGGTTTCGCTGCACTCAAGGAGCTGACCTGGTGGCACTGGAGCGGTGGCCTGCTCGGCGCTTTCTTCATCGCCACCGCCGCCTTCGCCGGGCCACGGGTCGGCGCACTGCTGTTCATGGTGCTGGTGATCGCCGGACAACTGGCCATGGCCATCACCCTCGATCATTTCGGCTGGGCCGGGTTTCGCGAGGCGCCCATCACCCTCGGTAAGGTCGCCGGCCTGGCGCTGATCGTCGCCGGCATCTGGTTGATCCGCCGCGGCTGA
- a CDS encoding TRAP transporter small permease produces the protein MKTILNLYFSTLKVLICSTLVCITVLIFLNVVLRYGFNSGLFFSEEISRLAFVWLVFAGAQLMLHENGHIGVDMLTSRVSPKVAKGMLVLSQVLMLYVTWLFLQGSWKQTLINLHVGAPSTGVSMALFYGAGLVFSVLSFGLITVQLLDSLRKPAGTYTQQISDNPATLAPTQESGVLK, from the coding sequence GTGAAAACCATCCTCAATCTTTATTTCAGCACCTTGAAAGTGCTGATCTGCAGCACTCTCGTTTGCATCACCGTATTGATCTTCCTCAACGTGGTACTGCGCTACGGCTTCAACTCGGGCCTGTTCTTCAGTGAAGAAATCTCCCGTCTGGCGTTCGTCTGGCTGGTATTCGCTGGCGCACAGCTGATGCTGCATGAAAACGGCCATATCGGCGTCGACATGCTGACCAGCCGAGTGTCACCCAAAGTTGCCAAGGGCATGCTGGTACTCAGCCAGGTGCTGATGCTCTACGTCACCTGGCTGTTCCTGCAGGGCAGCTGGAAACAGACGCTGATCAACCTACATGTCGGCGCGCCGTCCACCGGCGTATCCATGGCGCTGTTCTACGGCGCCGGGCTGGTGTTCTCGGTACTCAGTTTCGGCCTGATCACCGTGCAACTGCTGGATAGCCTGCGCAAACCGGCCGGTACCTATACCCAGCAGATCAGTGACAACCCGGCAACGCTGGCTCCCACTCAAGAATCCGGGGTACTCAAGTAA
- a CDS encoding TRAP transporter large permease yields the protein MLLFTLLVLLGLLAFSVAAAVSVGLLGMSLAEFYSTLPLTSALGEIAWSTSAEFLLVAIPLYILMGELLVCSGVAGRMYGAADKWLSWLPGGLMNSNIGASALFSATSGSSVATAATISTLALPEQERKGYPAPLFLGSIAAGGTLGILIPPSINMILFALIANLSVPKLYLAATIPGILLCFMFVAMIVLACLIRPELGGHRQHASWAERLASVPDLLPPLAIFVLVVGAIYSGFATASESAALGVLAAFGLGLWRRAFTWQTLGQAFESTMRTSGMIIFITLAAFFLNFVLSSIGLTSSLVAFVTDLQLSPMATLLAIILFYIVLGCFMDTLAMLITTAPLVVPVIVALGFDPLWFGVILIVLCEMGQITPPFGMNLFVVHSIRGKGNFMDVVYGALPFCFVLLLLIALLIFFPQLALWLPQFA from the coding sequence ATGCTGCTCTTCACCCTACTCGTGCTCCTCGGCCTGCTCGCCTTCAGCGTGGCGGCAGCAGTCAGCGTCGGCCTGCTCGGCATGTCGCTGGCCGAGTTCTACTCGACCTTGCCGCTGACCAGTGCGCTCGGCGAAATCGCCTGGAGCACCAGCGCCGAGTTCCTCCTGGTGGCCATTCCGCTGTACATCCTGATGGGCGAGCTGCTGGTCTGCTCCGGCGTGGCCGGGCGCATGTATGGTGCGGCGGACAAGTGGCTATCGTGGCTGCCGGGCGGCCTGATGAATTCCAATATAGGTGCTTCGGCGCTGTTCTCCGCCACCAGCGGCTCCAGCGTTGCCACCGCCGCGACCATCTCCACCCTGGCGCTGCCGGAACAGGAGCGCAAGGGCTACCCGGCGCCGCTGTTCCTCGGTTCCATCGCCGCCGGCGGCACCCTGGGTATCCTGATTCCGCCGTCGATCAACATGATTCTGTTCGCCCTGATCGCCAACCTGTCGGTGCCCAAGCTGTACCTGGCGGCGACCATTCCCGGCATCCTGCTGTGCTTCATGTTCGTGGCGATGATCGTGCTGGCCTGCCTGATACGCCCCGAACTGGGGGGCCATCGTCAGCACGCCAGCTGGGCCGAGCGCCTGGCCAGCGTGCCCGACCTGCTGCCGCCGCTGGCGATCTTCGTGCTGGTGGTCGGCGCCATCTACAGCGGCTTTGCCACTGCCAGTGAATCGGCCGCCCTCGGCGTGCTCGCCGCCTTCGGTCTGGGCCTGTGGCGCCGTGCCTTCACCTGGCAGACGCTGGGTCAGGCGTTCGAATCGACCATGCGCACCAGCGGCATGATCATCTTCATCACCCTGGCGGCGTTCTTCCTCAACTTCGTGCTGTCGTCCATCGGGTTGACCTCGTCGCTGGTCGCCTTCGTCACCGACCTGCAGTTGTCACCGATGGCCACGCTGCTGGCGATCATCCTGTTCTACATCGTGCTCGGCTGTTTCATGGACACCCTGGCGATGCTGATCACCACCGCACCGCTGGTGGTGCCGGTGATCGTTGCGCTGGGCTTCGATCCGTTGTGGTTCGGGGTGATTCTGATCGTGCTCTGCGAGATGGGGCAGATAACGCCGCCATTCGGCATGAACCTGTTCGTGGTGCACAGTATCCGTGGTAAAGGCAACTTCATGGATGTGGTGTACGGCGCACTGCCATTTTGCTTCGTGCTCTTGCTGCTTATCGCCCTACTTATATTCTTCCCGCAACTGGCACTGTGGCTACCACAGTTCGCCTGA
- a CDS encoding carbon-nitrogen hydrolase family protein, whose amino-acid sequence MKISVAQIHPVAGNPLETIDKVAEVSRQAAAEGSRLIAFPECLLTGGSFNSREDLERGAIELDALAPLLAVSAQTGAYIVVGFYERNPETVFNTAALIGPQGIVGLHRKRHLPFMIGDRFTDTPDDWTPPVFDTDIGRIGLAICYEIRFPEVVRTLALEGADIVVLPAAWPEQARMLPDLFSTVRAAENIVYFVAPNRNDLDDGMQFIGMSHIIEPSGKTLVRAGLEDGVYSAEIDLEKARNKSLIREPGVFEIHPFKDRLPDTYRI is encoded by the coding sequence ATGAAGATTTCGGTTGCGCAGATTCATCCCGTAGCGGGCAACCCCCTCGAAACCATCGACAAGGTCGCCGAAGTATCGCGCCAGGCCGCTGCCGAAGGCTCGCGTCTGATCGCTTTCCCCGAGTGCCTGCTGACCGGCGGCTCGTTCAATAGCCGCGAGGATCTGGAGCGAGGCGCCATCGAGCTCGACGCCCTGGCACCGCTGCTGGCGGTGAGCGCGCAAACCGGCGCCTACATCGTCGTTGGGTTCTATGAACGCAATCCGGAAACCGTGTTCAACACCGCCGCGCTGATCGGCCCACAAGGTATTGTCGGCCTGCATCGCAAGCGCCACCTGCCGTTCATGATCGGCGACCGTTTCACCGACACCCCGGACGACTGGACGCCACCAGTGTTCGACACCGACATCGGCCGTATCGGCCTGGCCATCTGCTACGAAATCCGCTTCCCAGAAGTGGTACGCACCCTGGCCCTGGAAGGCGCCGACATCGTCGTGCTGCCAGCCGCCTGGCCAGAGCAGGCGCGCATGCTGCCGGATCTGTTCAGCACCGTGCGTGCCGCAGAGAACATCGTTTATTTCGTCGCCCCGAATCGCAACGATCTGGATGACGGCATGCAGTTCATCGGCATGAGCCACATCATCGAACCGTCCGGCAAGACCCTGGTGCGCGCCGGCCTGGAAGATGGCGTGTACAGCGCCGAGATCGACCTGGAGAAAGCCCGTAACAAGTCGCTGATCCGCGAACCCGGCGTGTTCGAGATCCACCCGTTCAAGGATCGCCTGCCCGATACCTACCGCATCTGA